In Candidatus Zixiibacteriota bacterium, the genomic window CAGTTTCCGCGCGCGCAAGATACTGGCTGGCTTCCGCAGTTCGGCCCATGCGGGCGCAGTTGAAGGCGAGACTTCGTAGCGCATCCGGCTCATTGGGATTAGACTCCAATGCAAGCTTGTTCTGGCGAAAAACCCCCTGCATGTTTTCGGGATAAGGACCCCAAAATATAAGGTTTGCCAGAACAACGTGGGCTTCCGGAAGGTCCGGGTTTAGGGCCAGCGCTCTGTGGGCCAATTCTATACCCTTTTTTAAATAGTCCTCTTGTTCGGCTCCGATATTGACCAATTGGTAAAAAGCTGAGGCCATGCCCGAATAAAGCAGAGGATCGTCACCGATCAGATCGATACCATTTTGGAGGTACTGGATGGCACGGCGAATTCCCTCTTCATTGAACCGATTGATCTCATGATCAGCCTTCAAATAGCATTCATAAGCATCAACATTGTCCATGGGGCGCCGCTCGACCTGTTGCTTCTCTTGAGCGGCAAGTCTGAGTTGAAGAGCGCTGACGATCGACGAGGATATATCATCTTGAATGGCAAAAATGTCATTGACATCACGGTCGTAAGTCTCGGACCACATATGATAGCCATCAGCAACGTTTATAAGCTGGATCGTGATGCGAAGGTGGTTGGCCGATTTGCGAATGCTTCCTTCTAGCACCGTCTGCACCCCGAGTTTTTCGCCGATTATCTTTATGTCCTCCGACTTGCCTTTGAACGAAAACGCCGACGTTCTGGCCAGGACTCTTAGGCTTTTAATGCTACTCAGCCGATTGATAATTTCTTCAGTCATACCGTCGCAGAAATATTCCTGGTCCTTCTGTGGGCTCATGTCGACAAAGGGGAGAACCGCAATCGACTTTGTAGCCGGAGGCGTGTGTTCGGGCCGCATGTAAAAGTACCCCACGATCAATATCGCGAGCAGAAGAACACTGCCTCCGATGAGCAATGGAAGTTTCTTGTTTTGATGTCCGCGTGGAGAGTTCTGGGACCCGTCCCGCTGAATCGCCCGAAGGTCAGCCAGTATTTCATCGGCGTGCTGGTAACGAAGATTCCTATCCTTGGTCAGAGCTTTGCTAAGGACCCTTTGAAGCTCATCCGGCACGCCGCTCTTGTACCGCGCCAGAGGTTCAGGAATCGCCTCGACGATGTTCTTGATCGTCGCAATCTCAGACTCGGCCTTAAATGGGGGCCTGCCAGTAATCATCTCGTATAGCACAGTGCCAAAGGAAAACAGGTCTGATCGGGCATCGACTTCCTCACCACGAGCCTGTTCAGGTGACATGTACCCGATGGTGCCGAGAGTCGAACCCGTCTTTGTGAGGTGCTCACTACCGTGAACTGAAGCCAATCCAAAGTCGACGATCTTTGCCCGACCGTCATGGTCAGTCAGAATATTGGATGGCTTGATATCGCGGTGAGTAATACCTGCTTGATGAGCTTTATTCAGCCCCTCGCAGATCTGGATAGATAGATCAATAATCTTCTCAATAGAATGATCACGCTTCTTTATAAGATCAGCCAGCGATTCACCTTCAATATGTTCCATGGCGAAAAAGGGGCGACCATTGAATTCGCTGACTTCAAAGATCGTGACAATATTGGGATGGCTCAGCTTGGCCGCCGCTTGGGCCTCACGCTTGAACCGGGCGCGACAGTCGGCTTCCTGACACAAATGAGGGGGAAGGAACTTAAGCGCGACTTTGCGATTGAGCTCGGTGTCTTCAGCGAGGTATACATCTCCCATCCCACCGGCGCCGATCTTCTCGAGTATTCTGTAATGGCCAACCAGAAGACCTTTGGTCAGAACAGCAAGAGGGCGGGTCTTATCTTCGTCATACGCGTCATCAGAAACCATTCGGTCTCCCGGATAATCAAATGTTATTGATGTCGGATGTTCGGACTGTCGAGACTAATTTAGGTTCAAATAATGAGGGCGGCAACGGGAAATTTCATGGCGGCAAAGGCGCGCCCTTTCCAGAGTGGCGGATAGCCCCAGAACTAATTGTTGGACAGCGAGTTATAAGTAGGCTCCGGAGGAGCAACTATTTTTGATTAGTCCAGATTATGCCGTAAGTTGAGTAGGATTAAACCGGGCCATCGTGGAAATTTGGAATCAGCCTTTATGGCATATTTGTTCGAACTTGGCCGCATCGACAGTTTCATCCAGATATAGAGCCAGATTCGAAGCTTTAATGTACCCATTCACTTTGCGTCTGGCGATCCGCTGAATATTCAGCAGATGACGGGCCGAGATATTATCGGTGGTGATGTTTTTCCCTCCGGTTCCACACCCCAATGTGAGCGAGGGCTGAAGTGAGTTATAGGTGCCGCCCATGGCCCCCTGAGATGCGGGTGTGTTAACCAGAATCCGGCCGGCGTTCATAACCGAGGCGAAATATTGAATTCTTTCTTCGTTGTTGGAGAACATGCTGATCGTATGTCCCAAACCGCCGTGGTTGTTGATCCGGCGACATAAATCAATTGCTTGTTCGAGATTCTCGGCGACATACAGGGCAAGAATCGGCGCCAGGATTTCCAGGGATATCGGCGATTGAATACCTACCACCTCAAGCTCGGCAATCAAAAGGGTCGTGTCCGCGGGGACATGAATTCCAGCCATTTCGGCAATGACCGGCGCCGGCTGTCCGATAACCTCGGTACGCATCACTTTTGCCGACACGTTGAACACAACCGGCTCAAGGCGTTTGATTTCCTCCGGCGAAAGAAAGTAAGCTTTCCGCTCTTTGAACTGTTTGATTACTTCCTCAAGATGGCATTTCCTTACGACCAGGGCCTGTTCGCTCGCGCAGACGGTTCCGTTGTCGAATGTCTTGGAAATGAAAATTTGCTCGACGGCAAATGACACATCGGCCGTCTTTCCGATAAATACCGGGACATTTCCGGGGCCGACGCCAATAGCGGGATTGCCGGAACTGTAAGCGGCGCGCACAAGGGCGGTCGAACCGGTGGCGATAATCATAGCAGTATGGCGGTGTTTCATAAATTGCAGCGTCTCATTTTCCGTGGAGCGCTCAATCCATTGAATACAGTGCTCGGGAGCGCCCGCCGCCAAAGCGGCCCCGTAGCATATACGGGCGGCTTCAATGGAGCATTTTCGTGCCGCGCCGTGAGGACGGATGATAATGGGATTTCTTGATTTCAAAGAGATTATTATTTTGAACAAGACGGTCGAGGTCGGGTTGGTCACCGGTGTAACCGCAAAAATCGGACCCAGAGGCTGAGCGATCTCGACAATCCCTTTTTCCTTGTCTTCCGATATTACTCCGACCGTTTTCAGGTCTTTTACATCTTCATAAACAAATTGGGTGGCAATGACATTTTTGATCACTTTGTCCTGCCAGACACCAAGTTTGGTCTCCTGATGGGCCAGCTTTGCCAGATGAACACGTTTATTGAATCCCGCTTCATAGACAGCTTTCACAATCCTATCGGTCTGCTCCTGATTAAACTGCCGGAAAGCGGAAGCGGCATTGACCGCCTTTTCCATGACAGCATCAATATCGAGCGGGGCGCCGTTGGTTGTGGAATTGAGTTTTTCTTGTGTCAGGGAGCCTATTTCGGGTTCGGGCATTCTCTCGTTCTCCAATTCGGGGTCAGGTTTGGCCGATTCGCCGCCGACGGCCCGTTTATGTCTAAAAAATATCTCATCAGGATTACAGATTCATTTCCATCCATATCTTAATCTTTATACGGACAATTGACAAAGATGATATATAACATAATAGGTCGTAATTATCAATAATTAACAGCCCCCAATTTGAGGGAATGTTGAGAAAGCCATGGAAAAGGAAAGAAGGGCGCAGGCAGGCCAGACAAGATGAAAATTGTCATCCTGAACATGATTCTGGATTGAGAAGATGGATACTTGAGTTCAACTCAGATGCCAGCTTACCGATAGCGGCGGGGAGTGACGGTGTGGGAGTTTTTGTCTGTCCTTTCAAATGCAAATCGCCAGGAGAATCTTTCTTCAGCTTTTCCATGTGGGGGGTTGATCCTTGCGGGTGGTCCGGAGTTTTGAGCGATGGCACAAGGAGAAGGAAGCAGAAACAAGAGTTGCCATCTCGCGTCGGCGCTGAAAATGCGGGTTCACCGGCATCATTTCTGATGTGCCGAGCAACAGATTCAATATTGCCATTGGATAGCTTCATCGCCAATCATGTCATTGACAATTGGCACCCGGAAGTGTTAATTAGGGCGATATTTAGAGAAATTAACTGTCTTATTATTAATTGCTTTGATTGCAGGTAAAGAAAAGGCTCCACGGGGAGAAATCCAGGAGAAACGTTATGTACTTTAATTTGCTTTCGGATCGGGACATGAAGGCGATTGACGCTCTGATTGCCGATTATGGCGGTCACGGGGCTATTTCGGAACAGATCACCCGGGCACGCGAGTATCCAGCGCGCAAAAAGGCGCTTGGTGATAAAGGATACGGGAAGATGCTGGAACAGGCGGAAGCGTATGCCGGAAGATTCCCGAAAGTCGATGATTTTATCAAAAAGGAGAGCATCAAGACGACCAGGGGAGGTGTCTGTACCACTCAGGTATCCGGATTTCAGGGCTCGCATGTCACGCTGGACTGCATGCGCCGCATAGCGGAAAAGGGGGATGTTCTATTGCCGGCGGAGATGATATCGGTGGTGGCCCTGACCGATCACTATGTTTACAGTGGTGATCTGATGGCCACTCTGGCCATGAGCGAAAACATTATGGGCGCAAGCAAGTTCTGTTCCACCAACCTGCTGGGGACGCCCTGGCCCGAACATCGTTTCAAACGGGCCGAAAAACTCACCGGTGAAAAGTTCGATCGCCGTGACCTGGGTAACGGCATCAGCCAAATTATCCTCAAGAATATGGGAACACCTTTCGGCAACCTCGGCGGGGTCGAGGTGGCGGATAATAACCACCTGATATATGTCGACACGGCAATCAGAGCCGCCCTGGAGACCGGCGCCAATTTTTTCCTCAATCCCAGCTGGTCAACGATAACGGCGGCCTGTTACTTTGCCCGGAAGATACCGGAGATCAGTTTTAAGATATCGATGCTTTTATCGACGCAGAATGCGGTACAATTTCGCATGTTGATGAACATCGTGAAGGCGTATCTTCGGGATGACGGTACGACACCGATTTACGAAATAAACATCGGAAATGGAGCCAGCCCCGAGACGCTGCTGCAGTGTGCCCAAGACCTCAAGGCATCGGGCCTGCCCAATATTCAGTTGACCGCTCATCTCCGGATAAACCCGGATCTCGGCATGGCCGATTTTAACTGGACCGAGAACGCATTCAAGGTGCTCGATGCCGGTTGCGATTTGACGATCAAGTACGAGTCTGATGGAACCTCGCGGCCGTACGACACGATGGAGGCTTATTTTCTCTCGGATGCGGAGCGGGATGCCAAGGCAGCATTGATCGGCGATGTGATTTATCACAAATGCATCCGGTGCGACCTGGATGCCAGGGAGATTATGAGACGCGGGCATAAAGCCAGGTTTGCCCGGATAAGTCATAAATAGCGGGAAAACGCCGCAGTAAATTATTGAAACTGTTAAATGAAGGACGATTAATATGAAGTTATTACTGCTGGGATTCGGCACGGTCGGACAGGGGCTGGCCGAACTCCTGATTAAAAAAGAAACCGTGCTGAAGGACAGTTATAATCTGGAATGCCGGGTGGTCGGGATCGCCGATATGATCAAGGGGTCAATTTACAACCCAAATGGTATCAATCTCAAGGCGGCGCTGGAGAAAGTGAAATCGGGAGGAAAGCTGACCGATCATAGAGATGCTTTTAAGGGTGATGCTCTAGCCATGGTAAAGGCGGCGGATGCCGACATGCTGGTGGAGATGACATATACCGATATAAAGACCGGCGAACCGGCGACATCACATATACGGGCGGCTCTCAAAAAAGGCATGCATGTTACAACCAGCAATAAAGGGCCGGTGGCTCTTTATTACAATGAATTAGCCAAACTGGCCAAAGAAAATGGGGTCAGGTTTTTCTATGAGGGTTCGGTGATGAGCGGCACGCCGGTTCTGAACCTGGTGCGGGAAACATTGGCCGGCTCCCAGATCTCGGAGATGAAAGGGATCCTTAATGGGACGACCAATTATATTCTGACGCGGATGGAAGAGGGGATGGCGTACGCGGAGGCTCTCAAGAAAGCACAGGATCTAGGTTATGCCGAGGCGGTCCCTGATGCCGATGTTTTGGGCTGGGACGCGCTGGCGAAAGTAACGATTCTGGCCAATGCGGTCTTTGGATCCAACAGCAAGCCGTCAGATTTTACCTGTAAGGGAATCACAGATATCACGGCTGATGCCATTAAAGACGCCAAGGCTCATGGCAAGCGATTTAAATTGATCGGCCGTGTCTGGCGGGACGGCGACCGGGTCAAGGGGAGTGTCGGTCCGGAGCAGGTGGACCTTTCGCATCCACTTGCCGGAGTCATGGGGGCGACGAATGCCGTGACGATTACCACCGACACTCTGGGTGATATCACGATTGTCGGCCCCGGTGCGGGAAGAATCGAAACAGGTTACTCGGTTCTGATTGATATCATCGCTGCGGGAGGTGTCCGATGAAGATGCTGCTCAACGGCGAATGGGTGGATCGCAATCAAAAGATTGAAGTTACCGATCCTTATGACAATTCAACAATTGATACCGTACCATCGGGCGATGAAAAGGATGTGGAACTGGCTCTCGCGGCGGCGGTGCGCGGATTCGAGATCACCAAACGGATGACCGTTTATGAACGGGCGCAGATTCTTTATAAGACCGCTCAGATAATCAAAGATCGGCTGAGCGAATTTGCGACAATTATAGCCCGCGAAGGATCAAAGACCATAACCGAAGCGCGCAAGGAAGCCTCGCGATGTGTCAATACCATGACCTGTTCGGCCGAAGAAGCCAAGCGGATTATGGGTGAAACAATTCCATGGGATTCTTTTCCGGGCGGCGAAAAGCGCAAAGGGTACTACTATCGTTTTCCGATTGGTGTAATCCTGGCTATTACGCCGTTTAACGATCCGCTCAATCTGGTTGCCCATAAACTTGGACCGGCGATAGCGGCCGGGAATTCGGTCATCCTGAAACCTGCTACGGTGACACCGCTTTCAGCCATAATGCTGGTTGAGGCGATGCTCGAGGCAGGTTTGCCTCCGATGGCAATTCAACTGATCACGGGGCAGGGTTCGAGAATCGGCGATCCCCTGGTCAGCGATGACCGCGTGCGTATGATTTCATTCACGGGGGGCGTTGAGGCCGGCAAGCATATTACCACCAAAGCCGGAATCAAGAAGATCGGCATGGAACTCGGTTCCGATTCGCCCGTCATAGTCTGGAAAGATGCCGACCTGCAAATGGCGGTGGAATCGTGCGTCTCGGGTGCATTCTGGGCGGCCGGGCAAAATTGCATTGGAGTGCAGCGATTATTGGTACATAAAAAAATCTATGATGAGTTCAAGACGCGCTTTGTCGAGCTGACCAAGAAATACAAAATCGGCGATAAGATGAAAGAAGAGACCAATATGGGGCCGATGATCACCGAATCCGAGGCCCGGCGCGTGGAGGACTGGGTGAAGGAAGCGGTGAAAAAGGGTGCCTCCGTTTTAACCGGCGGCGGTCGCACGGGTGCGCTCTATGAGCCAACGGTGCTGGAAAATGTTCCCAGGGATGTCAAGGTGCATTGCGAGGAAGTTTTCGGCCCGACGGTGAATCTTTATCCGATTGAGGATGATCTCGACAAAGCCATCAAAGAAGCCAATTCGCTTCCCTACGGGCTCTTGACGGCGATTTTCACGCGCGATATCGAAGTGGCTTTCAAGGCAGCATATGAGCTTGATTGCGGTGGGGTCATGATTAATGATTCAACCGATTACAGACTTGATTCCATGCCGTTCGGGGGGGTCAAAAACTCCGGCCTCGGACGTGAAGGACTCAAGTTTTCTTTGCAGGAGATGACCGAGCCTAAGGTAATCTGCTTCAATTTGCCGGGCATTTGATCGATTGAATTGGATTCAAATGATTAAGGGACAGACAACCAGTCTGTCCTTTTTATGATTAAGCACACACGGCAGATTGATAGCTTTTCAGGCAAATCAGAGGGGCAGGTCAAGCTAACCTGCCCCTGAAAATGCATTACATCGAGAACTTTATTTGATCAGAAGCATCTTTCTTGATTCAACAAATTCGCCGGCTTGAATTCGATACAGGTAAATTCCGGTCGAAACTGGGACGCCGCTCTGATCGGTTCCATTCCAAGTGACCTGGTATACACCGGCGGCTTTGGTCTCGTTGACAAGCTGCCGGACCTTCCGACCAAGGATATCAAATATCTCAATCACGACATCCGATCGTTGCGGCAGGCTGTACTCAATTGTCGTTGCCGGGTTGAATGGGTTCGGGTAGTTTTGAGCCAGCTGGAATGTCTTCGGCAATCCAAGGTTACCGGTTTCATCGACATCAGTCGGCTGACTATTCAGAATTACGGAGTCATCAATACCATTGCCGTTGTACAGACGGTCGAGCAGTATTGTCAGAGGAGCTGTTTCAAGACTGTCCCAATTCGGTTGGTGGATGATATATAGAGTCGCCGTATCGAGATAAAGGCTGTCATGCTGAAAGGTGGTGAGTCCCTTCGTGGATAATTGTGTCAGTTTCAAATTGAAGTATGTTGAGAAATAGTAACTCGAAAGAACAAAATCGTTATCGGGGAAAAGACGCAATTCGGGGCTGGCCCCGGGTTCCACGGCAAGTAGTTCAGCATCCAGCGTCTTCTCTACGGTGTCTCGGGGAATAACGACGCCAAAAACCATAGGTTTTGTCTGGTCATTACACCATGACTTTAGGAAAAGCTGACCTTCATAGTTCGTGCCGTATTCCACGGCGTACTGAGTCGAATCGGCACCATGCTGGGAGCAATTCCAGATGATAGAATCTGTTCTGAAAGACACATATACATTAGTGTCCACTAATTGCGTCAAATGAACGTTGCAGCCGTCGTCCGGCATATAGACACCAATAGGCCGATGAGTTCTTCCCGTCTCCGGAATTATGGGGCAGATGGATGAATTACCACTGATAGTAATCCCGTTAGCAGTATCATAACTGAAGGTTCCATTCCCAAAGGCCCAGACATTCCGAGCGTCAGAGTAAAGGACCTCCATGTAACCTGTATTGCCGTTGGCTTTTGCGGCCAATGGAGGTCCTGCCTTCGCGGTCGAAAACAGCTGCGGTTGCTCCAGAAAGTGGCTCGCCGGTTGTCTCAGTATCCATGTCCCGGGGGCATCTTCCGACCAACCCAGGTTAGGGTAAGTCCATCTGTGAAACGTCGTATCAACCTCCATAAACACGCCAGTGTCGCCGGGGTTGTTGCTATCGTATGTATAGACGCGATAGATCGCTGGGTTCCCCGGGTCTTTTATGACTCTATAGGGAACAACTGAATGCCCTCCCGGATCCGGACCGATACTGTAGAACCCCATGGCAAAGTGATCATTCGTTTCGCTTATTAGCGCGGCCTTCAATTCTGCAAGGATGTCGTTGGGGGATTTTGAGGCGTAGGCCTTTTTATGTTCGAGGCAAGCTTTCCCGTCCTGGGATTCAAAAAGTCTATTTATGACCTTCCGATTGGAATCAGAAACGGGGACAGCGAAGAGATTACCGAAATCCGGCAATCCAAAGGCAGCGCGAAAGGCTTCTTTTCTGTCAAAGGCGAGGAGCGCAGACTGCGAGAAGCCGAAGCAGGTTCCAGCAAAGGCCGTATCAGTACGCCTCCACCAGAAATCTGACGCTGATCCCCGGGTATGCAAGATCCCACCAATGTCCCGGATATAGCACTGATTTACGCCAAAGGTCTCTGTGAAAAGCGGCCAATCGATGAAATCTCTGCTATGCGAATGATAGAAATCGTAGTCATGACTCTGGGGATATGGCTGTTTTGTATTGGGATCCTTCCCATGGGCATAATCAAATTGATTGTACCAGGCGAAAGGCCACATGGGTGTGTCGTCATTGAGCATTTGCCACCCATGGATATCAGGGCGAAAACGCTCATAGTCGCCGGCAGCGTTCAGGCGGGTCAGAACATATCCCTTTATCCGAAACGTCTTGCTTTCGGCATAGGTCGAAGAACTCACATCTTCTATCCGTATCTTCACCTTGGCCGAAAGCAGGGTGTCCGGCACATCCCAGACAAAATAGTGATTCTCTGCGGGGTAATTGTCCACGATCAAATGAAGGTCCGGAGATTCGCCAATTTGATAGTAAATGTTGATTGTGTGAACCCCCAGGTGCATCCAAGAAATAAGATTAGTCTCACCGGCGACCATTAGTCCGTTCTCTGATGGCGTATTGACGCTGAGGTACTTGGCCGTAAGAAGAAAACCGTGACGCTGGGAACCGAATACACCCGTCCCCACGATCTGCCCGGAATCATTAATATCAATGCCATAGGTATTGCTGTTAAAAAGGCTATACGCAACATTAACCAGACTGCTCAGATCCCCGAATGCCCCATCTTGATAAATAAATAGATCACGGGTATTGTCCAGTGTATCCACCCCGACACCGACTACGGTATTCATATTGTTTATCGCTACCGGCGTGCCGGGGTGGTCGTACCAAGCAACAAATTCATAATCCAGGGGCGCCGCTATCGGCGCCGCAATTTGAAGGTCGGTTCCGTTGACAATCGTGGCCTTCCAAGTGGTAAGAACACCCGGGGACCCTTCCGCGGGAACAGAGATGCCGACGATCACGTTGCTGTCATTGATATCGAAGGCGTAACTCAGATAATAACCGCTGGCCGGGAAAAGAGTGTATACCTTGCCGTTGAACCAGGCACATCCATAAAAATGATAGCCATCCCAAGAGGGGCTCGCAAAACCGACTGCGATGCCGTTATTGTTGATTTTCCGGGCGGAACCCATTCCTTGGGAATTGAGAAGCGGAAGATTGGTGACGGTATTTTCTTTCCACAAAAAGGGCACTATGTACGCAGGACCAGTGGTGGTATCGTCATAGTCGCCGACCACCCAGCCGCTGTCGTTGATTCCGTACGCACCATACGTCCATTTGGCGTCCGGAAGGTACGGGATTATCTCAACCCCGCCTCCGAACCACTTGGCAGCCGCCCGGATGTTGGCGCGATCCTCGGCTGTACCGACGACAACGCCAAAAGAATTGATATCTCGGGCATGTGCGGTGTCGTGTATAATGCTGATTTGTCCATTCACCCATTTGACGGCGTGATCCGTATAAACAGTATCCTCTCCAATAATATCCACGGTTAGAGCATTCCCGGCAATAACGCCATCGTTGTTTATGCCCCAGGCTTGACTGTGACTGTACCAGTTTGCCGGAAGAGTGCCCAAATCGACCACGCCCTGAGCCAGAACGTGAGGACTCGCTAATGCGAGAAAAAGAACCGCAAGCAGGCTAATTGCTGAATAGATTGAGATGCGTTGATTCGGACCTGCTGAAAAGACATGATAGATATGATTCATAATCCATCGCCTTTCATGAGGATTTTTATTAATCAAGAATAGTATAGCACAAAAAGGCTTTTTGTCAATTTCTTATAATTCTGAATAATATGGCCTTTTATCAAGGTTTCGGGAAGCGATGCCGATGGCAAAACCCGCTTTAATTCTGTGGAAGGATCGGAAGAAACGTTCGATTGATAATTACTGGTGGTTGGCGAATCTGGCGGGATTAACTTGTCAATACCCGGAACTCCTCTATTCTGGAAAAAGAGTGTCGAGACCGCCCGCCGCCGGCGGCTTTCGACCTATTTTGAATGATCCGTTGCGAACAAGGCGTCCGGGATATACAAATCATATGGCGTTCGAAGGGCATAATCGGAAGGGCATTTCTCCATTTGCCATCTGTG contains:
- a CDS encoding protein kinase, with amino-acid sequence MVSDDAYDEDKTRPLAVLTKGLLVGHYRILEKIGAGGMGDVYLAEDTELNRKVALKFLPPHLCQEADCRARFKREAQAAAKLSHPNIVTIFEVSEFNGRPFFAMEHIEGESLADLIKKRDHSIEKIIDLSIQICEGLNKAHQAGITHRDIKPSNILTDHDGRAKIVDFGLASVHGSEHLTKTGSTLGTIGYMSPEQARGEEVDARSDLFSFGTVLYEMITGRPPFKAESEIATIKNIVEAIPEPLARYKSGVPDELQRVLSKALTKDRNLRYQHADEILADLRAIQRDGSQNSPRGHQNKKLPLLIGGSVLLLAILIVGYFYMRPEHTPPATKSIAVLPFVDMSPQKDQEYFCDGMTEEIINRLSSIKSLRVLARTSAFSFKGKSEDIKIIGEKLGVQTVLEGSIRKSANHLRITIQLINVADGYHMWSETYDRDVNDIFAIQDDISSSIVSALQLRLAAQEKQQVERRPMDNVDAYECYLKADHEINRFNEEGIRRAIQYLQNGIDLIGDDPLLYSGMASAFYQLVNIGAEQEDYLKKGIELAHRALALNPDLPEAHVVLANLIFWGPYPENMQGVFRQNKLALESNPNEPDALRSLAFNCARMGRTAEASQYLARAETVDPLNTWNRITAGYIYFYDGRYDLALREYGKASQVDQFNPALQFFYAWVYALTGQKDSAFLIIDRMAQTAPGNALTKFGFMLKYGLQNDKEKAYREMTPELQITCRRDSEWSYIVASMFALFDNKEESLDWLENAVNRGFINYKALQRDPFLKNVRGEKRFNDLLERAKYEWEHFEV
- a CDS encoding aldehyde dehydrogenase family protein, whose translation is MPEPEIGSLTQEKLNSTTNGAPLDIDAVMEKAVNAASAFRQFNQEQTDRIVKAVYEAGFNKRVHLAKLAHQETKLGVWQDKVIKNVIATQFVYEDVKDLKTVGVISEDKEKGIVEIAQPLGPIFAVTPVTNPTSTVLFKIIISLKSRNPIIIRPHGAARKCSIEAARICYGAALAAGAPEHCIQWIERSTENETLQFMKHRHTAMIIATGSTALVRAAYSSGNPAIGVGPGNVPVFIGKTADVSFAVEQIFISKTFDNGTVCASEQALVVRKCHLEEVIKQFKERKAYFLSPEEIKRLEPVVFNVSAKVMRTEVIGQPAPVIAEMAGIHVPADTTLLIAELEVVGIQSPISLEILAPILALYVAENLEQAIDLCRRINNHGGLGHTISMFSNNEERIQYFASVMNAGRILVNTPASQGAMGGTYNSLQPSLTLGCGTGGKNITTDNISARHLLNIQRIARRKVNGYIKASNLALYLDETVDAAKFEQICHKG
- a CDS encoding homoserine dehydrogenase; amino-acid sequence: MKLLLLGFGTVGQGLAELLIKKETVLKDSYNLECRVVGIADMIKGSIYNPNGINLKAALEKVKSGGKLTDHRDAFKGDALAMVKAADADMLVEMTYTDIKTGEPATSHIRAALKKGMHVTTSNKGPVALYYNELAKLAKENGVRFFYEGSVMSGTPVLNLVRETLAGSQISEMKGILNGTTNYILTRMEEGMAYAEALKKAQDLGYAEAVPDADVLGWDALAKVTILANAVFGSNSKPSDFTCKGITDITADAIKDAKAHGKRFKLIGRVWRDGDRVKGSVGPEQVDLSHPLAGVMGATNAVTITTDTLGDITIVGPGAGRIETGYSVLIDIIAAGGVR
- a CDS encoding aldehyde dehydrogenase family protein codes for the protein MKMLLNGEWVDRNQKIEVTDPYDNSTIDTVPSGDEKDVELALAAAVRGFEITKRMTVYERAQILYKTAQIIKDRLSEFATIIAREGSKTITEARKEASRCVNTMTCSAEEAKRIMGETIPWDSFPGGEKRKGYYYRFPIGVILAITPFNDPLNLVAHKLGPAIAAGNSVILKPATVTPLSAIMLVEAMLEAGLPPMAIQLITGQGSRIGDPLVSDDRVRMISFTGGVEAGKHITTKAGIKKIGMELGSDSPVIVWKDADLQMAVESCVSGAFWAAGQNCIGVQRLLVHKKIYDEFKTRFVELTKKYKIGDKMKEETNMGPMITESEARRVEDWVKEAVKKGASVLTGGGRTGALYEPTVLENVPRDVKVHCEEVFGPTVNLYPIEDDLDKAIKEANSLPYGLLTAIFTRDIEVAFKAAYELDCGGVMINDSTDYRLDSMPFGGVKNSGLGREGLKFSLQEMTEPKVICFNLPGI
- a CDS encoding T9SS type A sorting domain-containing protein produces the protein MNHIYHVFSAGPNQRISIYSAISLLAVLFLALASPHVLAQGVVDLGTLPANWYSHSQAWGINNDGVIAGNALTVDIIGEDTVYTDHAVKWVNGQISIIHDTAHARDINSFGVVVGTAEDRANIRAAAKWFGGGVEIIPYLPDAKWTYGAYGINDSGWVVGDYDDTTTGPAYIVPFLWKENTVTNLPLLNSQGMGSARKINNNGIAVGFASPSWDGYHFYGCAWFNGKVYTLFPASGYYLSYAFDINDSNVIVGISVPAEGSPGVLTTWKATIVNGTDLQIAAPIAAPLDYEFVAWYDHPGTPVAINNMNTVVGVGVDTLDNTRDLFIYQDGAFGDLSSLVNVAYSLFNSNTYGIDINDSGQIVGTGVFGSQRHGFLLTAKYLSVNTPSENGLMVAGETNLISWMHLGVHTINIYYQIGESPDLHLIVDNYPAENHYFVWDVPDTLLSAKVKIRIEDVSSSTYAESKTFRIKGYVLTRLNAAGDYERFRPDIHGWQMLNDDTPMWPFAWYNQFDYAHGKDPNTKQPYPQSHDYDFYHSHSRDFIDWPLFTETFGVNQCYIRDIGGILHTRGSASDFWWRRTDTAFAGTCFGFSQSALLAFDRKEAFRAAFGLPDFGNLFAVPVSDSNRKVINRLFESQDGKACLEHKKAYASKSPNDILAELKAALISETNDHFAMGFYSIGPDPGGHSVVPYRVIKDPGNPAIYRVYTYDSNNPGDTGVFMEVDTTFHRWTYPNLGWSEDAPGTWILRQPASHFLEQPQLFSTAKAGPPLAAKANGNTGYMEVLYSDARNVWAFGNGTFSYDTANGITISGNSSICPIIPETGRTHRPIGVYMPDDGCNVHLTQLVDTNVYVSFRTDSIIWNCSQHGADSTQYAVEYGTNYEGQLFLKSWCNDQTKPMVFGVVIPRDTVEKTLDAELLAVEPGASPELRLFPDNDFVLSSYYFSTYFNLKLTQLSTKGLTTFQHDSLYLDTATLYIIHQPNWDSLETAPLTILLDRLYNGNGIDDSVILNSQPTDVDETGNLGLPKTFQLAQNYPNPFNPATTIEYSLPQRSDVVIEIFDILGRKVRQLVNETKAAGVYQVTWNGTDQSGVPVSTGIYLYRIQAGEFVESRKMLLIK